In Thermofilaceae archaeon, the sequence CGCGACGCGCACGAACGTGAAGGCTAGAGGTAGGTGCATCGAGCACGAGTTGGACGTCGTCGCGGAGGGCCGGGGGGAGAGGTTCTTCGTCGAGTGCAAGTACCACAACCTGCCGGGGATCAAGGTTGACGCCAAGGTCGCCCTCTACGTTTACGCGCGCTACCTCGACCTGAAGGACCAGTTCGATAGGGCGTGGATCGTGACGAACACGAAGGTGACGGCTGAAGCCGCCGCCTACGCCGAGTGCGTCGGCATGCGCGTCATAGCCTGGCACTACCCGGAGGAGGGATTGGAGGTCCTCATCGAAAGGTACGG encodes:
- a CDS encoding restriction endonuclease codes for the protein MVETVVKANGSREPYSRQKLLLSVVRCGLPEQDALKLVEEVEESLPAVVTSDEIYSRLLARLRERYPQCAVRYAVRRAIMRMGPEGYPFEKFVARLLEKMGYATRTNVKARGRCIEHELDVVAEGRGERFFVECKYHNLPGIKVDAKVALYVYARYLDLKDQFDRAWIVTNTKVTAEAAAYAECVGMRVIAWHYPEEGLEVLIERYG